Proteins from a single region of Pseudarthrobacter sp. NIBRBAC000502772:
- a CDS encoding cation:proton antiporter, whose amino-acid sequence MSFFQLSLIGAVALLGPLLALSQKWHLPVALGQLLAGIAIGRTGLGLVDSSDPTFTFVADVGFALIMFVAGTHVPVRDQAIRPALGGGALRAGIAAVLAAAVGIVIAFAFGTGHAPLYIVLLASSSAALVLPIVDSLRLTGPKVLTTTAQVAVADIACIVALPLAVDPPNAPRAAVGAAVVAACAAVLFFVLRWLERNGTRGRMHDVSEDRKFALELRIQLALLFALSGLAVAGHVSIMLAGFSFGLVVAAVGEPRRLAHQLFAVSDGFLGPVFFVWLGASLDLRTLAGSPTMILLGICLGFGTLLVHGSLRLLGQPLPLAVLAASQLGVPVAAATIGSQLHLLEPGEAAAIILGALISIGASTIAGSLAARTFTQPAPAPADKPSEGGPTVAP is encoded by the coding sequence GTGTCGTTCTTTCAGCTTTCGCTGATCGGCGCGGTCGCGCTCCTAGGTCCGCTGCTGGCGCTATCCCAGAAATGGCACCTTCCCGTGGCGCTGGGGCAGTTGCTGGCTGGTATCGCCATCGGGCGCACGGGTCTGGGACTAGTGGACTCCTCGGATCCCACGTTCACCTTTGTGGCCGACGTCGGGTTCGCCCTCATCATGTTCGTCGCCGGGACGCATGTCCCCGTGCGGGACCAAGCCATCCGCCCCGCACTGGGTGGTGGCGCCCTGCGTGCCGGCATCGCCGCAGTGCTCGCGGCCGCCGTCGGAATCGTCATTGCCTTTGCCTTTGGCACCGGACATGCTCCCCTTTACATCGTTCTGCTCGCTTCCTCTTCCGCAGCCTTGGTGCTGCCGATCGTCGATTCGCTGCGGCTGACGGGACCAAAGGTCCTGACGACGACGGCGCAGGTGGCGGTGGCAGACATCGCCTGCATTGTGGCACTTCCGCTTGCTGTCGACCCACCCAATGCACCGCGGGCAGCCGTCGGGGCAGCCGTCGTCGCGGCGTGCGCTGCGGTCCTGTTCTTTGTCCTTCGCTGGCTGGAGCGCAACGGCACGCGCGGACGGATGCATGACGTGTCCGAGGACCGGAAGTTCGCCCTGGAGCTCAGGATCCAGCTTGCCTTGCTCTTCGCGCTCTCCGGGCTTGCCGTCGCGGGCCACGTGTCCATCATGCTGGCCGGGTTCTCCTTCGGCCTGGTGGTCGCAGCGGTAGGAGAACCCCGGCGACTGGCCCATCAACTCTTCGCCGTCAGCGATGGCTTTCTAGGGCCGGTGTTCTTCGTATGGCTGGGCGCATCGCTTGACTTACGCACCCTTGCGGGAAGCCCCACTATGATTCTCCTCGGGATTTGCCTAGGGTTTGGAACGCTGCTGGTCCATGGAAGCCTGCGGCTACTCGGCCAGCCTCTGCCGCTCGCAGTTCTTGCAGCATCCCAGCTGGGAGTGCCGGTTGCCGCCGCCACAATCGGCTCCCAATTGCACTTGCTGGAACCGGGAGAAGCCGCGGCCATTATCCTCGGGGCCCTCATCAGCATCGGGGCGAGCACAATCGCGGGCTCACTGGCCGCCCGCACGTTTACGCAGCCCGCGCCAGCGCCGGCAGACAAGCCATCCGAGGGCGGCCCGACCGTGGCTCCGTAG
- a CDS encoding nuclease-related domain-containing protein produces the protein MSTEPGVAGSSARREYERRKAKDEEKIREKWGRFGGLAVALSDERQPTKAWDRGAVGEERLGARLNALGANGLAVLHDRRIPGSKANIDHIAITPGGIWVIDAKRYKGRPELKIEGGILRPRVERLLVGRRDCTKLVEGALKQVDIVRDLVGMFRSPGRCASSKQTGL, from the coding sequence TTGTCCACTGAGCCCGGAGTAGCCGGGTCGTCCGCACGACGCGAATATGAGCGCCGCAAGGCGAAGGACGAGGAAAAGATCCGCGAGAAGTGGGGCCGCTTCGGCGGCCTCGCAGTCGCCCTATCTGACGAGCGCCAGCCCACCAAGGCCTGGGATCGAGGCGCGGTAGGAGAGGAACGCCTCGGCGCTCGTCTGAATGCTCTGGGCGCCAATGGCCTGGCTGTCCTCCACGACCGGCGAATCCCCGGCTCGAAGGCAAACATTGACCATATCGCCATCACCCCCGGTGGAATCTGGGTGATCGATGCCAAGCGGTACAAGGGACGGCCTGAACTGAAGATTGAGGGTGGCATCCTTCGCCCACGCGTTGAGAGGCTCCTCGTTGGCCGGCGTGATTGCACGAAACTGGTCGAAGGGGCGCTCAAACAGGTCGACATCGTGCGCGACCTCGTTGGGATGTTCCGGTCACCGGGGCGCTGTGCTTCGTCGAAGCAGACTGGCCTCTGA
- a CDS encoding hemerythrin domain-containing protein, which translates to MTDFFTMQPGETAAPLPPGPVLCTGTAAMRRIHRFFLWAYDEAPGLVRSVAPGDTARAAYVGEVLGNFDKVLHTHHEGEDLLMYPPLGERAPACALHIGQMIAQHRQVTEKLEVIEPVRLRWLRTADAETGRELAERYEELSAILNVHLRREVTEIMPAVDRVMTEEEMNAVGQHGIKKFDKKFMVAYLGMVLATNPPADRKELFKEIPAPVRLAYKLVGRRMYRKQYSMLFPGREVPETL; encoded by the coding sequence ATGACCGACTTCTTCACCATGCAGCCCGGTGAGACCGCTGCTCCCCTGCCCCCAGGGCCCGTTCTGTGCACCGGGACGGCGGCCATGCGGCGCATCCACCGTTTCTTCCTGTGGGCGTATGACGAGGCGCCCGGGCTGGTGCGTTCGGTCGCGCCCGGAGATACCGCCCGTGCCGCTTACGTGGGCGAAGTCCTGGGGAACTTCGACAAAGTACTCCACACGCACCACGAGGGCGAGGACCTGCTGATGTACCCGCCGCTGGGAGAGAGGGCACCGGCGTGCGCATTGCACATCGGGCAGATGATCGCCCAACACAGGCAGGTCACAGAAAAGCTGGAGGTCATCGAACCTGTACGTCTTCGTTGGCTGCGGACCGCAGACGCAGAAACCGGCCGGGAACTCGCGGAACGCTACGAGGAGCTGTCCGCCATCCTCAATGTGCACCTGCGCCGCGAGGTCACCGAGATCATGCCCGCCGTGGACAGGGTGATGACCGAGGAGGAAATGAACGCGGTAGGGCAGCACGGAATCAAGAAGTTCGACAAGAAGTTCATGGTCGCCTACCTGGGGATGGTGCTGGCCACGAATCCGCCCGCAGACCGGAAGGAACTGTTCAAGGAGATCCCCGCGCCGGTCCGCCTCGCCTACAAGCTTGTGGGGCGCAGGATGTATCGGAAGCAGTACTCCATGCTGTTCCCGGGACGCGAAGTTCCCGAGACCCTGTAG
- a CDS encoding MFS transporter has protein sequence MKPEPATAPHPAAILAIILASYFMILLDNSVIFTALPSLQEDLQLSTGELSWVQNAYTLVFGGLLLLGARAGDLLGRRRVFVFGLAVFSIASLLIGLAPEGWWAIAGRAVQGIGAAIVAPASLSLLTASFPEGRERTRAVVLYGATAGIGASLGLVIGGALAHWISWRAGFFVNVPIGAAMIVLAPRFLPETGRSRGRFDVFGALSATLGVGALVFGIINTADAGWASPVTLTAVSAGVVLLAVFVLIERRAAQPIMPLRLFASRRRTGAYIARLLYLGAMIAFFFTTQFMQEVLGFDPLQAGIGFLPMTAVNFAIAMSIPRLVGRMPGSVPLLAGIPLTLAGMFWLSRVGIDSSYLTGVALPMILIGAGQGLAFAPLTSFGIVGAPPADAGAASGLVNTFHQIGTCLGLGIAVAAAATVPTTGSAVAHLAAAVSAALTAGSVLLLLALTVAAALILPADLAARRTRAPRMAVPVPEAQPAR, from the coding sequence ATGAAACCTGAACCCGCAACCGCTCCCCATCCGGCAGCGATTCTGGCGATCATCCTCGCCAGCTACTTCATGATCCTGCTGGACAACTCGGTCATCTTCACTGCCCTGCCCAGCCTGCAGGAAGACCTCCAGTTGAGCACCGGCGAGCTTTCCTGGGTTCAGAATGCATACACGCTGGTCTTCGGCGGCCTGCTGCTCCTGGGGGCCCGGGCAGGTGACCTGCTCGGACGCCGGCGGGTTTTTGTGTTCGGGCTGGCGGTGTTCTCCATCGCGTCGCTGCTGATCGGACTGGCGCCGGAGGGCTGGTGGGCGATCGCCGGCCGCGCCGTGCAGGGTATCGGGGCGGCGATCGTCGCGCCCGCCTCGCTGTCCCTGCTCACGGCGAGCTTCCCGGAGGGCCGTGAGCGCACCCGGGCCGTCGTTTTGTACGGTGCTACGGCAGGGATTGGTGCCAGCCTGGGCCTGGTCATCGGCGGGGCGCTGGCCCACTGGATCTCCTGGCGGGCCGGGTTCTTCGTGAACGTGCCCATCGGCGCCGCGATGATCGTCCTCGCTCCACGGTTTCTCCCGGAAACCGGCCGGTCCCGGGGCCGCTTCGACGTCTTCGGCGCGCTCAGCGCCACGCTGGGTGTCGGCGCTCTCGTGTTCGGCATCATCAACACCGCCGACGCCGGATGGGCCTCGCCTGTCACGCTCACGGCCGTCAGCGCCGGCGTCGTGCTCCTGGCCGTGTTCGTGCTGATCGAGCGCAGGGCGGCCCAGCCGATCATGCCGCTGCGGCTGTTCGCGAGCCGCCGCCGCACCGGCGCCTACATCGCCCGCCTCCTGTACCTGGGCGCGATGATCGCCTTCTTCTTCACCACCCAGTTCATGCAGGAAGTACTGGGCTTTGACCCGCTGCAGGCTGGCATCGGGTTCCTCCCCATGACGGCGGTCAACTTCGCCATCGCGATGAGCATCCCGCGGCTCGTGGGCCGGATGCCGGGCTCGGTCCCGCTGCTGGCCGGTATCCCGCTCACCCTCGCCGGGATGTTTTGGCTCAGCCGCGTGGGCATCGACTCCTCCTACCTGACGGGGGTGGCCCTGCCAATGATCCTCATAGGCGCCGGCCAAGGCCTGGCCTTCGCGCCACTGACCTCGTTCGGCATCGTCGGTGCCCCGCCCGCAGACGCCGGGGCGGCATCGGGCCTGGTGAACACCTTCCACCAGATCGGCACCTGCCTCGGGCTTGGTATCGCAGTCGCTGCCGCAGCAACCGTCCCGACCACGGGTTCCGCCGTAGCGCACCTGGCCGCCGCGGTCAGCGCCGCCCTCACGGCAGGCAGTGTCCTCCTGCTTCTTGCCCTGACGGTCGCCGCGGCCCTCATTTTGCCCGCAGATTTGGCTGCCCGCCGAACCAGGGCACCCCGGATGGCCGTGCCCGTACCGGAGGCGCAGCCCGCCCGCTGA
- a CDS encoding aldo/keto reductase codes for MELTLNNGVTMPALGLGVFQSPPEQTTAAVEAALAAGYRHIDTAAAYGNEREVGQGIRGSRLDRSDVFIQTKVWVSDYGYDQTLHAWEKAAGKLGVDYLDLLILHQPAPDRFDKTIAAYKALETLLADGRVRAIGVSNFMPHHLKQLLAETHVIPAVNQIELHPYFSQPDVQAADAEHGILTQAWSPIGGITFYPGWGGKDRRNVMEDPTIAAIARVHGKSPAQVMLRWHLQQGRSAIPKSTNPGRIAENFDVFDFELSVDELAAIDALDSGVRNGPDPDEARLERFSMVIPEA; via the coding sequence ATGGAACTTACACTCAACAACGGCGTCACGATGCCAGCCCTCGGCCTGGGCGTCTTCCAGAGCCCACCCGAGCAGACGACGGCGGCCGTCGAGGCTGCGCTCGCAGCCGGCTACCGGCACATCGACACCGCCGCCGCATACGGCAATGAGCGGGAGGTGGGCCAAGGCATCCGCGGCTCGCGTCTGGACCGTTCTGACGTGTTCATCCAGACCAAGGTCTGGGTGAGTGACTACGGCTACGACCAGACGCTGCACGCCTGGGAGAAGGCTGCTGGCAAGCTCGGCGTCGACTACCTTGACCTGCTCATCCTGCATCAGCCGGCCCCCGACCGGTTCGACAAAACCATCGCCGCGTACAAGGCGCTGGAAACGTTGCTTGCCGACGGGCGGGTACGGGCGATCGGCGTCAGCAACTTCATGCCACACCACCTGAAGCAGCTACTGGCAGAGACCCACGTCATCCCGGCGGTCAACCAGATCGAGCTGCACCCGTACTTCAGCCAGCCGGACGTCCAGGCAGCCGACGCCGAGCACGGGATCCTCACCCAGGCCTGGTCACCGATCGGCGGCATCACTTTCTACCCCGGGTGGGGCGGCAAGGACCGTCGGAACGTGATGGAAGACCCGACGATCGCCGCCATCGCGCGGGTGCACGGGAAGAGCCCGGCGCAGGTCATGCTGCGCTGGCATTTGCAGCAGGGCCGCTCAGCCATCCCGAAATCAACAAACCCTGGCCGCATTGCCGAGAACTTCGACGTGTTCGACTTCGAACTCAGCGTCGACGAACTGGCCGCCATCGACGCGCTCGACTCCGGTGTGCGCAACGGACCCGACCCCGACGAGGCGCGGCTGGAGCGCTTCTCGATGGTCATCCCCGAAGCCTAA
- a CDS encoding nuclear transport factor 2 family protein, producing MTATDLEGLHNALCEAMVAGDLAELGVILADDFTLTHMTGSVQAKAEWPQSGDPRQHGA from the coding sequence GTGACCGCCACGGACCTGGAGGGGCTCCACAACGCGTTGTGCGAGGCGATGGTTGCCGGGGACCTGGCAGAACTCGGCGTCATCCTTGCCGACGACTTCACCCTTACGCACATGACCGGATCCGTGCAGGCCAAGGCGGAATGGCCACAATCTGGGGATCCACGGCAACATGGCGCCTGA
- a CDS encoding S8 family peptidase, with translation MSTPPYFLKAAASVFLASMVPFLAPAVAHADLATDPPSATVPSPSPSAPPAGEQRYIVKYGNDVNAEAESTSLRQQGIEVKATLSHAMKASVVVATPKEMESLKRSEDVASVELDTPVSISGATSIWGLDRVDQRSGRDGQYSIGNEGAGVNIYVVDTGLHVSHTEFSGRIPAIWWGVHDGNGINDCNGHGTHVAGTAAGTTYGVAKKASIIPIRALECDGSGWASTIMAGIDWSVQHHVAGQPAVLNLSIGGFTNSSFDEAVQSAVNDGMTVVASAGNAGADACAASPARVRSAITVAATDINDAQASWSNYGSCVDIQAPGISIRSAWNNAATGYNTLDGTSMAAPHVSGAAAVLLSRDPSLSPAQVHQSMTNNAVTGVISANKGATPNRLLFIPAPNPPVPSCSNLQAGDAWAG, from the coding sequence ATGTCCACACCGCCGTATTTCCTTAAAGCCGCGGCATCCGTATTCCTTGCCTCAATGGTTCCATTTCTGGCCCCTGCTGTTGCTCATGCTGATCTTGCAACTGATCCGCCATCTGCCACTGTTCCTTCTCCTTCGCCCTCTGCTCCACCCGCAGGAGAGCAAAGGTACATCGTGAAATATGGCAATGATGTGAATGCAGAAGCGGAGTCTACGTCCCTGCGGCAACAGGGGATTGAAGTTAAGGCGACTCTTTCCCATGCAATGAAAGCTTCGGTAGTTGTAGCGACACCGAAGGAAATGGAGTCCCTGAAAAGATCAGAAGACGTGGCCTCAGTTGAACTTGACACTCCCGTTTCAATCTCTGGTGCCACATCTATTTGGGGGCTTGACCGGGTAGATCAGCGATCAGGGCGAGATGGGCAGTACAGCATCGGCAATGAAGGTGCGGGCGTGAACATCTATGTTGTTGATACCGGGCTGCATGTTTCCCATACGGAATTTTCCGGGAGGATTCCTGCAATCTGGTGGGGAGTTCATGATGGCAATGGAATCAATGACTGTAATGGTCATGGGACGCACGTCGCGGGAACCGCCGCCGGAACAACATACGGCGTTGCCAAGAAAGCCAGCATCATCCCCATCCGGGCGCTTGAGTGTGATGGAAGCGGCTGGGCGTCAACAATCATGGCAGGGATTGACTGGTCAGTTCAGCACCACGTGGCCGGTCAGCCAGCAGTACTGAACCTCAGTATTGGCGGTTTCACTAATTCTTCATTTGACGAAGCCGTTCAAAGTGCTGTTAACGACGGGATGACGGTAGTCGCATCAGCAGGCAACGCCGGCGCTGATGCCTGTGCTGCCTCTCCTGCTCGAGTTCGGTCTGCCATTACCGTTGCAGCTACGGATATTAACGACGCTCAGGCGTCATGGTCCAACTACGGCTCTTGCGTTGATATTCAAGCACCGGGAATATCCATCAGGTCTGCTTGGAACAACGCTGCTACCGGCTACAACACTCTGGACGGTACTTCAATGGCCGCTCCACACGTTTCCGGTGCGGCTGCAGTCCTGCTTTCCCGTGACCCTTCGTTATCCCCGGCACAGGTTCACCAGTCGATGACCAACAACGCGGTGACGGGTGTCATCAGTGCCAATAAGGGCGCAACCCCTAACAGGTTGCTATTTATCCCCGCGCCTAATCCACCTGTTCCCTCCTGCTCCAATCTCCAGGCTGGTGATGCATGGGCGGGGTAG
- a CDS encoding PKD domain-containing protein, giving the protein MRKTLLAFITLLLALGSVVVVPVAASAAEGDVGVEGPSHSGTGTPTGTKRATSSLWFNDGLWWGNLWDTASSDFHIFRFNAATSSWVNTGVATDNRAGTHHDVLWDGTTLYVASYRFVADNLPAVPNFPTTMRSYSYNSSTKTYSLLSSTNINNYKVETLTIDKDSTGRVWATWQQGNKIYLNVTGTDGTTWGTPFPHPASLSNVSVDDTSAVIAFGPGKMGLMWSREVGDATDGMYWSYHVDGASDTDWSEPVAAVSGQGSSDDHMNLKWLDSSGDRVFAAVKTSFTSAPQPLIQLLALNGTTWSSHPIATVSECPNRVLVLIDESTQRLRTFASYPKPNGTTNAGVCSNSGGAIYEKSSPLDNISFTTAKTARIVDADQYVHNVTSTKQNLNSAARGTANSGLLVLADVNATSQYWHFYDRAPVASFTATPTSGTAPLDVAFTDTSTDSPTSWSWAFGDGDTSTEQNPAHTYTAAGTYTATLTATNDTGSSSTTSTITVSPAPPPVASFTATPTSGTAPLDVAFTDTSTDSPTSWSWAFGDGDTSTEQNPAHTYTAAGTYTATLTATNDTGSSSTTSTITVSPAPPPVASFTATPTSGTAPLDVAFTDTSTDSPTSWSWAFGDGDTSTEQNPAHTYTAAGTYTATLTATNDTGSSSTTSTITVSPAPPPVASFTATPTSGTAPLDVAFTDTSTDSPTSWSWAFGDGDTSTEQNPAHTYTAAGTYTATLTVTNDTGSSSTTSTITVIPAPPPVAPTLDAPSVVNVANVDAVPVSGTARARVADTVSVTASDGAGNAVSGTATASSTGAWSLPTLNLTSLNDGTVTLTATATDTAGNVSPATTATVPKDTVPPAASTLDAPSVVNVANVDAVPVSGIAGDTGTVSVTASDDAGNAVSGTATASSTGAWSLPTLNLSSLNDGTVTLTATPTATDTAGNVSQATTATVPKDTAPPAAPTLTAPATVTAATVTSVTVSGSAEAGTTVTLNVTDANAVHTVTATATADGTGYWSITPLNLTSLSDGQLTYTATATDTAGNVSPATTATAPKDTAPPAAPTLTAPATVTAATATTVTISGSAEADATVTLNITDADTVHTVTATATADGTGNWSITPLNLTSLSDGQLTYTATATDTSGNTGASAAQTGTKKTTSTAPQFTSVPSQITGDTVTAVPFEGTSDPGAAVALTATDSGNHSLSATATANGSGNWSATMNLSTLNSGLVTFSAQATDTYGNISTVMTATSRIGPGVVSVTLQNGGIAGKADTNDKVVVVFNEPMSPSSFCSTWTSPTGPWTHLSSSVSVLISRNTSAPNDTLTLTTGCTTSNFGTVNLGARYTTSTGGNLTFKGSSTVQRSSVSLSADGKTLTITLGALKSGTRATGVIAGTPTYEGTANGQPGIATDMNGVPLGTKPSGSGTASGF; this is encoded by the coding sequence ATGAGAAAGACCCTGCTCGCGTTCATCACGCTGCTGCTTGCGCTGGGTAGTGTTGTGGTGGTGCCGGTTGCGGCGTCGGCTGCTGAGGGTGATGTTGGGGTTGAGGGTCCGTCGCATTCGGGGACGGGGACCCCGACGGGTACGAAGCGGGCGACGAGTTCGTTGTGGTTCAACGACGGGCTCTGGTGGGGGAACCTGTGGGACACTGCCAGCTCGGATTTTCATATCTTCCGGTTCAATGCCGCGACGAGCTCGTGGGTCAATACGGGCGTGGCGACGGACAATCGGGCGGGCACCCATCATGACGTGTTGTGGGACGGGACGACGCTGTATGTGGCGAGCTACCGGTTCGTCGCCGACAACCTGCCGGCTGTGCCGAACTTCCCGACGACGATGCGAAGTTACAGCTACAACTCGAGTACCAAGACGTACTCGCTGCTGTCCTCTACAAACATCAACAACTACAAGGTTGAGACCCTGACCATCGATAAGGACTCGACGGGTCGGGTGTGGGCCACGTGGCAGCAGGGGAACAAGATCTATCTGAACGTCACTGGCACGGACGGCACAACATGGGGCACGCCGTTCCCGCATCCTGCGTCGTTGAGCAACGTGTCTGTGGACGACACGTCGGCTGTGATCGCGTTCGGACCCGGCAAGATGGGTCTGATGTGGAGCCGGGAGGTCGGTGACGCCACGGACGGCATGTACTGGAGCTACCACGTCGATGGAGCGTCGGACACAGACTGGAGCGAACCTGTGGCGGCGGTGTCGGGGCAGGGCAGCAGCGATGACCATATGAACTTGAAGTGGCTGGACTCCTCGGGTGATCGGGTTTTCGCCGCTGTCAAGACGTCGTTCACGTCCGCGCCCCAACCGCTGATCCAGCTGTTGGCATTGAATGGCACGACCTGGTCGTCGCACCCGATCGCGACTGTGTCGGAGTGCCCAAACCGGGTGCTCGTCCTGATTGATGAGAGCACGCAGAGACTGCGTACCTTCGCTTCCTATCCGAAGCCGAATGGCACGACGAACGCTGGTGTCTGCAGTAACTCCGGGGGCGCCATCTACGAGAAGTCCTCGCCGCTGGACAACATCAGCTTCACCACCGCGAAGACGGCTCGTATCGTGGACGCCGACCAGTATGTCCACAACGTGACGTCAACGAAGCAGAACCTCAACAGTGCGGCGCGGGGCACGGCCAACAGCGGTCTGCTGGTGCTCGCCGATGTGAACGCCACCAGCCAGTACTGGCACTTTTACGACCGGGCGCCCGTTGCCTCCTTCACGGCCACCCCCACTTCCGGCACCGCACCCCTGGACGTGGCCTTCACCGATACCTCCACCGACTCGCCGACGTCGTGGTCCTGGGCCTTCGGCGACGGCGACACGTCCACCGAACAGAACCCGGCCCACACCTACACCGCCGCCGGAACCTACACCGCCACCCTGACCGCCACCAACGACACCGGCTCAAGTTCAACCACCTCGACCATCACGGTCAGCCCGGCACCACCGCCCGTTGCCTCCTTCACGGCCACCCCCACTTCCGGCACCGCGCCCCTGGACGTGGCCTTCACCGATACCTCCACCGACTCGCCGACGTCGTGGTCCTGGGCCTTCGGCGACGGCGACACGTCCACCGAACAGAACCCGGCCCACACCTACACCGCCGCCGGAACCTACACCGCGACCCTGACCGCCACCAACGACACCGGCTCAAGTTCAACCACCTCGACCATCACGGTCAGCCCGGCACCACCGCCCGTTGCCTCCTTCACGGCCACCCCCACTTCCGGCACCGCGCCCCTGGACGTGGCCTTCACCGATACCTCCACCGACTCGCCGACGTCGTGGTCCTGGGCCTTCGGCGACGGCGACACGTCCACCGAACAGAACCCGGCCCACACCTACACCGCCGCCGGAACCTACACCGCGACCCTGACCGCCACCAACGACACCGGCTCAAGTTCAACCACCTCGACCATCACGGTCAGCCCGGCACCACCGCCCGTTGCCTCCTTCACGGCCACCCCCACTTCCGGCACCGCGCCCCTGGACGTGGCCTTCACCGATACCTCCACCGACTCGCCGACGTCGTGGTCCTGGGCCTTCGGCGACGGCGACACGTCCACCGAACAGAACCCGGCCCACACCTACACCGCCGCCGGAACCTACACCGCGACCCTGACCGTCACCAACGACACCGGCTCAAGTTCAACCACCTCGACCATCACGGTCATCCCGGCACCGCCCCCCGTTGCGCCCACGTTGGACGCACCCTCCGTCGTCAACGTTGCCAACGTTGATGCCGTGCCCGTCTCCGGCACCGCTAGGGCCAGAGTCGCGGACACCGTGAGTGTCACAGCGTCCGACGGCGCGGGCAATGCCGTGAGCGGAACGGCCACGGCCAGCTCGACCGGAGCCTGGTCCCTTCCGACACTCAACCTGACGAGCCTCAACGACGGCACCGTGACCCTGACCGCAACCGCGACCGATACGGCGGGCAACGTCAGCCCGGCGACGACGGCAACGGTCCCCAAGGACACTGTGCCCCCCGCCGCGTCCACGTTGGACGCACCCTCCGTCGTCAACGTGGCCAACGTCGATGCCGTGCCCGTCTCCGGCATCGCCGGGGACACGGGCACCGTGAGTGTCACAGCGTCCGACGACGCGGGCAATGCCGTGAGCGGAACGGCCACGGCCAGCTCGACCGGAGCCTGGTCCCTTCCGACACTCAACCTCTCGAGCCTCAACGACGGCACCGTGACACTGACCGCAACCCCAACCGCAACCGATACGGCGGGCAACGTCAGCCAGGCGACGACGGCAACGGTCCCCAAGGACACCGCGCCCCCCGCCGCGCCCACGCTGACGGCCCCCGCCACAGTCACCGCCGCGACCGTCACGTCCGTGACGGTCAGCGGCAGCGCCGAGGCCGGCACGACCGTCACACTCAACGTCACGGACGCCAATGCCGTTCACACCGTCACCGCGACCGCGACCGCGGACGGAACCGGGTATTGGTCCATAACGCCACTGAACCTGACGAGCCTGAGCGACGGCCAGCTCACATACACCGCCACCGCGACCGATACGGCGGGCAACGTCAGCCCGGCGACGACAGCAACGGCCCCCAAGGACACCGCACCCCCCGCCGCCCCGACACTGACGGCCCCGGCCACCGTCACCGCCGCGACCGCCACGACCGTGACCATCAGCGGCAGCGCCGAGGCAGACGCCACCGTCACGCTCAACATCACTGACGCCGACACCGTTCACACAGTCACCGCGACCGCTACCGCGGACGGAACCGGGAACTGGTCCATAACGCCACTGAACCTGACGAGCCTGAGCGACGGCCAGCTCACATACACCGCAACCGCGACCGATACGTCCGGTAACACCGGTGCGTCCGCAGCGCAGACCGGAACGAAGAAGACGACCTCAACGGCACCGCAGTTCACGAGCGTGCCGTCCCAGATCACGGGCGACACGGTGACCGCCGTGCCATTCGAGGGGACCTCCGATCCGGGGGCAGCCGTGGCGCTCACGGCCACCGATTCGGGGAATCACAGCCTATCGGCCACGGCAACCGCGAACGGCTCGGGAAACTGGTCCGCGACGATGAACCTCAGCACCCTCAACTCGGGCCTGGTCACGTTCTCGGCCCAGGCCACGGACACCTACGGCAACATCAGCACGGTGATGACGGCGACGAGCCGCATCGGCCCGGGGGTCGTGTCCGTCACGCTCCAGAACGGCGGAATCGCCGGCAAAGCGGACACCAACGACAAGGTCGTGGTCGTGTTCAACGAGCCGATGAGCCCGAGCTCGTTCTGCAGCACCTGGACCAGCCCCACAGGGCCGTGGACGCATCTGAGCAGCAGCGTCAGCGTACTCATCAGCCGCAACACCTCCGCACCCAACGACACCCTGACCCTCACGACGGGTTGCACGACCAGCAACTTCGGCACCGTCAACCTCGGCGCCCGCTACACCACCAGCACCGGCGGAAACCTCACCTTCAAGGGCAGCAGCACCGTCCAACGGTCCTCCGTCTCGCTGAGCGCGGACGGCAAGACCCTCACGATCACCCTCGGAGCCCTCAAGAGCGGCACCCGGGCCACGGGCGTCATCGCCGGCACCCCCACGTACGAGGGGACCGCGAACGGCCAACCCGGCATCGCAACCGACATGAACGGAGTCCCGCTCGGAACCAAACCCTCCGGCTCCGGGACGGCGTCGGGCTTCTGA